One window of the Seriola aureovittata isolate HTS-2021-v1 ecotype China chromosome 22, ASM2101889v1, whole genome shotgun sequence genome contains the following:
- the ldhba gene encoding L-lactate dehydrogenase B-A chain produces the protein MSSVLQKLISPLASGPAEPPRNKVTVVGVGQVGMACAVSILLRDLCDELALVDVMEDRLKGEMMDLQHGSLFLKTSKIVADKDYAVTANSRLVVVTAGVRQQEGESRLNLVQRNVNVFKAIIPQIIKHSPNCTLIVVSNPVDVLTYVTWKLSGLPKHRVIGSGTNLDSARFRYMMAERLGIHASSFNGWVLGEHGDTSVPVWSGANVAGVNLQKLNPEIGTDADKEQWKATHKAVVDSAYEVIKLKGYTNWAIGLSVADLTESIIKNMSRVHPVSTMVKDMYGIGEEVFLSLPCVLNSNGVSSVVNMTLTDAEVGQLKKSADTLWGIQKDLKDI, from the exons ATGTCCTCAGTTCTGCAGAAGTTGATCAGCCCTCTGGCCAGCGGCCCCGCCGAGCCTCCCAGGAACAAAGTGACGGTGGTCGGGGTGGGCCAGGTGGGCATGGCCTGCGCCGTCAGCATCCTGCTGCGG GACCTGTGTGATGAGCTGGCTCTTGTGGATGTGATGGAGGATCGTCTGAAAGGAGAGATGATGGACCTGCAGCACGGCAGCCTCTTTCTCAAGACCTCCAAGATAGTGGCTGACAAAG ACTACGCAGTGACAGCCAACTCCCGCCTGGTCGTCGTGACAGCCGGTGTTCGTCAGCAGGAGGGTGAGAGCCGCCTCAACCTGGTGCAGAGGAACGTCAACGTCTTCAAGGCCATAATCCCCCAGATCATCAAGCACAGCCCCAACTGCACGCTCATCGTGGTCTCCAACCCTG TTGATGTGCTGACCTATGTCACCTGGAAGCTGAGCGGTCTGCCCAAGCACCGTGTCATTGGCAGCGGCACCAACTTGGACTCAGCCCGCTTCCGTTACATGATGGCTGAGCGCCTCGGCATCCACGCTAGCTCCTTCAACGGCTGGGTGCTGGGCGAGCACGGAGACACCAGCG TGCCTGTGTGGAGCGGTGCAAATGTGGCTGGAGTCAACCTGCAGAAGCTGAACCCTGAGATTGGCACTGATGCTGATAAAGAACAGTGGAAGGCCACACACAAGGCTGTTGTGGACAG CGCCTACGAGGTGATCAAGCTGAAGGGATACACCAACTGGGCCATTGGCCTGAGTGTGGCTGACCTGACTGAGAGCATCATCAAGAACATGAGCAGAGTACATCCTGTCTCCACCATGGTcaag GACATGTATGGTATCGGTGAGGAGGTCTTCTTGTCTCTGCCCTGCGTGCTGAACAGTAACGGTGTGAGCAGCGTGGTCAACATGACCCTGACAGACGCTGAGGTGGGCCAGCTGAAGAAGAGTGCCGACACACTGTGGGGCATCCAGAAGGACCTGAAGGACATTTGA